Sequence from the Leisingera sp. S132 genome:
CAGCTGACCAGGTAGTCCTTCTGACGAAGGCCTTGCGGGCACTGCGCTGAGGCGGTCTTGGTCTCTTCGGCAGCCGCGGTGCCAGGCCCGGAGTTCACAGCTGTGAACTCTTCAGGCTGCGGCTTTGCGGGCCAGGGCCATGACCATCGGGGCACTGGTGAAGGTTCCCGACAGAGCCTTGGCGGTCAGATGCCGGAGGTATCCGCTGGGTGAACGGATATCCGCGAACCGTTCGAGCATGGCGGCGGCCACGGTTGCAGCCTCTGCCGTGCCCATGGCGGTTTTGGCCTCCTCCCAGACGGCAGAAGAAATCCCCATCATCGGGCGCACGGTATCAGCCGCCCGCAGGAGGTCGGGCCAATGGCGGATGGGGCCGTCCGCGTAGCTCTGGATTTCGCCGCAGGCCGACAGGATCAGGCGCAGCGGCAGGTTGGGGCCGCTGGGGGCAAGGGCCTTGGGCGTTTGGTGCGGCGCTTCATGGTTCACGGGCCTTCGTTCTGAGGGTTTCTCAGCATAGCCGGTGTCCTCTTGCGATTCCGTTTGTGGTGCGTGCGCTGCCTTAACGGGCTGTTCAGATTCAAAAGAGTCTTTCTTAGAATTCTGATAGTGGTGCTCATTTTGGGCGCCGCTGGTGCCCGGTTCGTCTGCAAAAAGGGTCTCCAAATGGCCTTCAGCCTCCTCCAGCGCGGTGGAGAGGCGGGTCTGGATGTCTGACAGTTCCGCCAGTCCCAGCTTGCGCCGCAGGTCGCGGGCGGTGAGATGCGCGAGGTCCTGGAACTGGTCCCAGACGGCAATCTCAGGCCGTTCTGCGGCGCCCAGAAGGGCAAGGTTGAGCAGGTCGCGGCGCATCAGGCTGACGGTTTCGCGCAACTGCTTGATACGGTCCGCCAGGGCGCGTTCTGCCTCGGCGGCATCGGAAAACTCGGCGTAACGGCGGGCGAGGGGAGACAGGTCAAACCCATAGGCCACCCGTTCACCCTGAGAGCGGCGCACGTAGCGTTTGCCGTTGGGGCTGTCGCGGCGGATCAGGATGCCCGCGGCCACCAGCTTGGCCATATGGCGGCGCATGGTGGAATTGGGCATCCCGTTCAGACGCTCGCAGATTGCCCGGTTGGACGGATGCACCACGGTGACACCGGGCCGCGGATCCACCTCGGTGCCGGGCAGGAAGCTGATCAGCGCCTGCAGGACGGAGAGGTCGCGGTCATTCAGGCCATAGGCCTTGCGGGCGGCTGCCAGTTCGCGCAACGCGTCCCATTTGCTGACAGGGCCGGGCATAGGGGAGGGCGCGGCGGCGGCCTGCTGGTGTTTCAGCAGGACAGCATCCACCGTTCGCCCAAAAGGCGTGAGGGGCATATATCCCATGTCATCATCACGAAAGACAAAAAAACAGCGGCCCGCGAATCGCTTTGGACTTGCGGTTACAGGCTCCGGCCA
This genomic interval carries:
- the repC gene encoding plasmid replication protein RepC — protein: MGYMPLTPFGRTVDAVLLKHQQAAAAPSPMPGPVSKWDALRELAAARKAYGLNDRDLSVLQALISFLPGTEVDPRPGVTVVHPSNRAICERLNGMPNSTMRRHMAKLVAAGILIRRDSPNGKRYVRRSQGERVAYGFDLSPLARRYAEFSDAAEAERALADRIKQLRETVSLMRRDLLNLALLGAAERPEIAVWDQFQDLAHLTARDLRRKLGLAELSDIQTRLSTALEEAEGHLETLFADEPGTSGAQNEHHYQNSKKDSFESEQPVKAAHAPQTESQEDTGYAEKPSERRPVNHEAPHQTPKALAPSGPNLPLRLILSACGEIQSYADGPIRHWPDLLRAADTVRPMMGISSAVWEEAKTAMGTAEAATVAAAMLERFADIRSPSGYLRHLTAKALSGTFTSAPMVMALARKAAA